One region of Qipengyuania gaetbuli genomic DNA includes:
- the cobA gene encoding uroporphyrinogen-III C-methyltransferase yields MAKPGTIHLVGAGPGDPDLLTLRAARLIERAAVIVHDGLVDPSILALARPDAELVSVAKQRARHTMPQEDINALLVRIALSGVDVVRLKGGDPFIFGRGGEEAEAARAAGVPVEVVPGISAANGAAAAAQIALTHRDASSIVSFVAGQCKGLKQQNWAGLAGKGRTLVIYMGVKTAPMIAEKLMEDGLAPDMPVAVIENGARPQMRVLRAPLAWLPELVEAEAVVSPALIVIGEVTARDDITLSTLAQEVAR; encoded by the coding sequence ATGGCAAAACCCGGAACCATCCATCTCGTCGGCGCGGGGCCGGGCGATCCCGACCTCCTGACGCTGCGCGCTGCCCGCCTGATCGAACGGGCGGCGGTCATCGTGCACGACGGCCTGGTCGATCCCAGCATTTTGGCGCTCGCACGGCCCGATGCGGAGCTCGTCTCCGTGGCCAAGCAGCGTGCGCGCCACACCATGCCGCAGGAAGACATCAATGCCCTCTTGGTGCGCATCGCGCTGTCGGGCGTCGACGTGGTCCGCCTGAAGGGCGGCGATCCCTTCATCTTCGGTCGCGGCGGCGAGGAAGCCGAGGCGGCACGCGCCGCCGGCGTTCCCGTCGAGGTCGTCCCCGGCATCAGTGCAGCCAACGGCGCCGCAGCAGCCGCGCAGATCGCGCTCACCCACCGGGATGCATCGTCCATCGTCAGCTTCGTTGCCGGCCAGTGCAAAGGGCTGAAGCAGCAAAATTGGGCAGGCCTTGCCGGCAAGGGCCGCACGCTTGTGATTTACATGGGCGTCAAGACGGCCCCGATGATCGCCGAGAAGCTGATGGAAGACGGCCTTGCGCCCGACATGCCGGTTGCGGTGATCGAAAACGGCGCGCGCCCGCAAATGCGTGTGCTCCGCGCACCGCTTGCTTGGCTGCCCGAGCTTGTCGAGGCCGAAGCCGTGGTGAGCCCTGCGCTCATCGTGATCGGCGAAGTGACCGCGCGCGACGACATCACCCTTTCAACCCTTGCACAGGAGGTGGCGCGATGA